AGGGCGAGCGGGATGGTCTCGGCGGACTGGTAGTTGGGGGTGAGAACGACGGCGTGGTCGCCGCGGTCGAGCAGGGCCTGCATGGCGATGTAGAGGCCCTCCTCGGCGCCGGCGAAGCAGATCACGTCGTCGGGGCCGACGGTCTCGTACATGTCGGCGATCGCCGCGCGCAGGCCGGGGTCTCCGAAGGTCTCGGTGTAGCCGAGGGTGAGGTTCTGCCAGGCGTGCAGGTCCTCGGCGTCGGCGAGGCCGAGCAGTTCGGCCATCGGCATGGTCTGCGCGTCGGAGGCGGTGAGGTGGTGGCGGGCGGTGAACTCCCAGCGGGAGAAGTAGGTCTCCAGGCGGAAGTCGGGAAGTCGGGTCATCGGGGGCTCCGGGGGGATCTGAGGTCGGCGAGCAGCGCGTAGACGGTGGAGCGCGAGGCCTTGAGGGCGGTGGCGACGACGGGGACGGCGCGGCGGACGCCGAAGACGCCGGCCCGGTCGAGTTCGGCCAGCACGTCGAGGCGTTCGGCGCGGCCGAGGCGCTCGACGGGGCGGCCGTGCTCGCGGACGTATCGGCCGACGATCTCGTGGACGCGTTCCGTCCAGTCCTGTTCGAACAGCGGCTCGGGGCGCTCGACGGTCGGGGCGGCGAACCGGCTGAGCACCGCGGCGGCCTCGTCGAGCGGGGTGCGGTCGAGGTTGACGCAGAGCACCGCGGACGGGCGGCCGTCCTCGGTGCGGAGCACGGCGCTGACGGAGGAGAGCCGGCGGCCGTCCGCGAGCAGCTTCTCGTACGGGCCGAAGACGTCGTGCGCGGCGGGCTCCAGGCGGTCGAGCTCGCCGAGCAGCGAGGGGTCGCCGGGGGCGCGGTCGGTGTGCGGGTTCCACACCGCGAGGACCCGGTCGCGCTCGGCGTCGTGCAGCACCACCTCGGCCCAGGGGCCGAGCAGGAGCGCCACGGCCTGGCAGACCGGGCCCCACAGGCGCACCCGCGGATCTCTCTGTTCCGTCTCCACGGCGTCCGTCTCCATGTCTGGACTATACGTCCAGTCTGGACGAAAATTCCAGATCGGCAGCTCAGGGGCGCCGGGTCACCGCGAGGACGGCCATGTCGTCGTCCCGCGGGCCGCCCGTCCACCGCTCCACGTCCACCACCAGCGCGTCGATCAGCGGCTGCGGACGGTCGAACGGCCCGAGCGGGGGCAGCCGCGCCGCCGGGTCGTAGAACTCCCCAGCGCCGTCCCGGGCCTCGGTCACCCCGTCGGTCACCAGCAGCAGGGTGTCGCCGTCCGCGAACGGCCAGGCGTCCGGCGCCGACCGCGGGATCCCGAGCGCACCCATGCCGAGCGGCAGCCCGGGGTCGCTCGCCGCCAGCAGGGCGACCGGACCGCCCCCCGCGGCCAGCCGGTACGGCCCCGGGTGGCCGCAGTTCAGTAGCCGAAGGCCGCCGACCGCCGGATCGACCTCGCCCAGCAGCGCGGTGATGAAGCCCTCGGTCCTGACCTCCTCCTCGCTCCCGGCGCTCTCCCGCGCCAGCGAGCGCTCCAACGCGTCGGCCAGGGCGAGCAGGTCCGGCGCCCGCTCGGCGTTCTCCCGGAACGCCCCCAGCAGCACCGACACCGCCGCCACCGCCAGCAGACCCTTGCCCCGGACGTCGGCGATCAGCACCCGCGCTCCGAACGGGGTGTCCTGCACGGCGTAGGCGTCCCCGCCGATCAGCGCCTCGGTCTGCGCCGCCCGGTAGCAGGCCGCCACCGCCAACCGCCCCACCCGGGCGGGCGGCGCGGGCAGCACCGCCTGCTGCGCCGCCTCGGCCACCGAACGCACCACCGCCAGCCGCCGCCCGTGCCGGGCGACCACCCGGTTGACCCAGAGGCCGATCAGCGCGGCGAACACGGTGTTGGCGAGTTCGAGCCAGCCGGCCGTGGTGCCGATCGTGCCGTCCCGGGAGGTCAGCACGAGCACGCCGACCGAGCTCGCCGCGCCGACCGCCACCGTGTCCCGCAGCGGCAGCAGCGCGCCGGCCAGCACGGAGGCCGCCGCCATCATCGGGTCGCCCCAGTAGTCGGCGGTCGCCAGCGAGTCCCAGACCAGGCCACCGACCACCAGCAGCCACGGCGCCACCCGGACGTAGCGGGGCCACTGCGTGGACATCGTCGCCACCGGCAACCACGACTCCCGTTCGGAGGGCACTTCGGAGAACACTTCGGGGGGCTCTTGGCGGGGCACTCTGCGGGGCAAGGGGGCCTTTCGACGATATCCGCCGACCGGCCGGCCGCCGGGTACGACACCCGCGGCAACGGCTGACCGGACGTCACCGCGCTTGATCGCGAACCTCGCTGACGGCGGGCCGGCGCCCCGCCGATCGGCGGGTCCGGACCCCTGCCGTCCTCCCCTAGCATCGGCCGGGTGACCCGGTGGCGCCCTTTCCTCGACGACGACACCCTGCGGCCCGAGCCCGAGCTGGTGGCCGCGCTCAGCGCCGACCTGCGCTCACCGGATCCGGCGGTCAGGGACGAACAGGCGTACGTGCTGCTGAACCGCTGGATACCCCGGCTGCTGCCCGAGATCCGGCACCGCCTCGGCGACGAGATGGCGGAACGCTTCACCGACCCCGCGATCCAGGCCCGCACCTTCGCCCCGCTCATCCTGGCCCGACTCGTCCGGCTCGGCGACCACGACCCGGCCTGGCAGCGGGCCTTCGCCACCTGGTACCGCACCGAGACCGACCTGCGCGGCCACGACCCGGAACTCGGCTGGCTGCACGCCGCCGCCCACGGCGCCGACCTGCTGGGCGCCTACGGCCGCAGCCCGCACACCGAGCCCGCCGAGCTGCTGGAACTGGCCAGCGACCGGCTGCTCGCCCCCACCGACCACGTCTTCGACGCCATGGAGGACGACCGGCTCGGCCTGGCGGTCGCCCTCACCCTCACCCGCCCGGAACTGACCGAACGGCAGTCCGTGGACTGGCTGACCCCGATCACCGCCGACTTCGCCGCCGGCCGGCCCGGCCCCGTCCCCGCCCACGCCTCCAACACCGTGCGCACCCTGCGCGTCCTCTACCTGCTCGCCGACCGCGGCGTCCGGCCCGCCCCCGACGCCGCCCCTGTCCGGCTCACCCACGCCCACGCCGTCCGCGAGGCCGTCGCCGAGGTCCTCGCCACCGCCTGCCCCTGTGCGGGCTGACGCCCGGGCCTTCCCCGGGCGGTCCGCCGCCAGCAGACCGGCCGAGGCCGAGGCGTTCACCGAGGCAGGCACCGAGGACGGCCGCGGCCCGGGGGAGGTCAGTCCGTCCGCGGCGGACGGTCGTTGAGGAGCTTCTGGTACAGCACGTGGTTCTGCCAGGCGCCGTCGAGGAAGAGCAGGCCGGTGGCGGTGCCGATCCGCTCGAAGCCGCACTTGGCGAGCACCCGCTGCGAGGCGGTGTTGGTGGCGGCCGCGCCGGCCTCCACGCGGTGCAGGCCGAGCTCGCTCTCCGCGGCCCGGCAGGCGAGCAGCGTGGCGGCGGAGGCCAGACCGCGGCCGGCCATCGCCGCATCCACCCAGTAGCCGAGGTTGGCGCTCTGCAGGTGCAGCCGCACGATGTTGGTGAGGGCGAGGGCGCCGACGATCTCGTCCCCGCTGACGAGCACCCAGGGCGCCATCCGCCCGGTCTCGGCCTGGACCAGCTGGTCGTGCAGGCGGGTGCGCTGGCCGGCCGCGGTGAAGTAGTCCTCGTCGCGCGGCGGGTCCCAGGGGCGCAGGTACTCCCGGTTGCGGAGCAGCGCGCGGGACAGCGCCTCGGCGTCCTCCACGACGACGGGCCGCATCAGGACGTCGCCGGAGACCGGCGCGGAGAAGGTGATCACCCGAAGAGCCTAGGCGACGGACGGACGGGGCCGCGCAAGGGCCGGGAGAGGGTCGGGCCGGGGCCGCGCGGCGGCCGTGGCACACCGGGTCACACATCCGCAGCACTTCGCCCGAACCGGCTCGAACAAGCACGATTACTGCCACGCTGTCGCCCCTGCCGGATGCGGGCTGCCGGGGCGGCGCGGCCCCGGGTGAGGGAGGGGCCGGAGATGGCCGGGCGGAGAAGACGTGCGGTGTGGGGTGCGGTGGCGGCGGTGCTGCTGGTCGCGGGGTGCGGCAGCGGCGGTTCGTCCGGCTCCGCCGACCGCCCGGTGCTGTCGGCGGGGACGGCGTCGGAGTCCTCGGACCCGGCCTCGCCGAGCGGGTCGCCCGCCGACTCGGCCTCGCCCTCGCCGGACGAGGAGTCCGCCACGCCCACGCCTTCCGCGGAGGAGAGCGGCCCGGAGGCCTCCGCCGATGAGTCCTCCCCCGCCGGCTCGGACGATTCCTCGGACGGCTCCTCCGACGACGGCAGCGACGCGGGCTCCGGGTCGGGCGCGGCGGCGGACGGGCCCTCGGGCAGCTACGACGTGACGATCACGGGGGTGGCCGGCGGACGCTCCTTCAGCCGCCGGGGCACCGTCCGGATCCTCGGCACCATCAGCGAGGTCGGCACCACCAACGGCGTCAATGCGGTGGACGTCTGCCTGATCTCGGGCTCGCCCGCCGCCCGGCCCGAGGTCGGCGCGATCTGGTTCGGCAGCAACTCCGCGTGCAACCCGGGGGCGAGTGCGGCCCACCTCGACCTGGCGTACGTCGAGGTGAGCGGCTCGACCGTGACCGTGCAGCCGGACCAGCGGATCGCGGCCACCCTCGGCAACCACTACACCGTCTCCTCCGGCCTGGCGGCCTGCCCGTTCGCGCCGGTCTCCGGCTCGATGCGGGTGACCGCCTCCGGTGACCGGCTCACCGGGCGGGTCGACATCACCGGTTACGGCGGCGCGTTCTGCGGTCGGTCCCGCTACCAGGCCGACCTCGAAGGCGGTTCCTGACCCGTCGCCGGTGGGCGCGGGGATGGGCTGCCGACCCCGGGCCGCGGTGTGTGACGGCGGGCCCGGGGTCGGCAGGTCGGCGGTGCCGGGGTGTCAGCCGGCGTTGTCGCAGACGTTGCCGGTCGCCGGGTTGAGGATGCTGACGACGCCGATCGAGTTGCCGCAGACGTTCACCGGGATGTGGACCGGGACCTGGATGACGTTGCCGGACAGCACACCGGGCGAGTTCGTGGCCACGCCCTCGGCCCCGGCGCTCGCCGAGGCCGGGCCGGCAGCGGCGCCCAGGACGAGGGTGCCGGCGGCGGCCGCGAGGGCCAGGGCGGTGCGCAGTGCGGTCATGGTGGACTCCTGTCGTGTCGAGCTTTTCTGATGATGCGCCGGCCGAGCGATCGAAGAACGGCCGTCATGACCTTTTCGGCACGAACCGGCCCCGGGGTTGGCCAGGACAGGACAGTCCACCCGATCGGCGCAGCGGTCCGGCCGACCTTGACCGGTACGGCGGACACGGCGGCCGGTCCCTCGGTGGCCGGAGGACGTCGATCAGCGGCCGAAGCAGCGGGAGCCGATGGGAGCGGCAAGCCGGCGTTCACCGCGGGAAAGCCCCCACCCGCGGCGACGGGTCGGTGACGTCGGGACGGCCCCGCGACGCGGCGGGGTAGGGTCGCTGACGGTGTGTCGGCGAACGGGCTGCCCGGCGGCAGGCCGTCAGGGGGTCGCTCGTGGGTGTGTTGTTGCTGTTCCTGGCGCTGGCGGGGCTCGTCCTGGCGGTGGTGCTGGTGGTCCTGGCGCTGGTGTCGCTGGGGCGGGCCGCGCGGCGGCGCCGGGGGGCGTGGTTGGTGCGCGGGCTGGCGCTGGCCGCCGCGGCGGGCGCCGTGGCGGCCTACATGTGCGGGCTGGCGCTGGTCGGGCTCGACGCGATGGACGCGGGCAGGGGCGGGGCGGACTCCGCGCCGCCGCAGCCCTGCCGGACCGGCCCGGCGGAGCGCTGGGGGCAGGTCGTCGACTGGGAGGTCGGCTTCGTCCCGGTGCGCTTCGAGTGCCGGCTGGCGAGCGGGAAGTCCTATGGCAACGCCACCGTGCCCGGGTGGGTGAATCCGGCGACGGCGCTCTTCGGCCTGGCGGCGGCGGGCCTCGGCATCGGGGCCCGGGCGGCGGCCGAGCGGGTGGAGCGCCGTACGCCGGCGGCGGTCTGAGGGGCGGGGGCCACGCCGGGCGCGGGCCCCGCCGGGCAGCGGACGGTCAGAGGTCGAAGGAGACCTGGTCGACGGTCCAGAAGGCGCTGTTGGTGCCGGTGTAGCGGAAGCGGAGCTGGGCGGTCGTGGCCCCGGCGGGCACGGTCACCGGGATGCTCTCGAAGGTGTTGGTGTCGGCCCGGTAGGACTTGAGGAGCTGCGGCGTGCCGGAGTCGAACGAGATGAAGACGTCGCCGGTCTGCGGGCCGTCGATCCGGTAGTCGGTGGCGAAGCGGACGGTGGCGGTGGTGGCGCCGTTGAGCCGGTGGCGCGGGCTGATCAGGGTGGAGTCGAACTGGCCGGCGCCGTGCGACTTGTCGTCCCACTCGTCGGAGTCGGCGACGGCGAAGACGTCACGGGCCCGGACGTTGGTCTCGCGGGCCTGGCCGAGCTGCGCTGCCGTCCAGAACTCGTCGGTGGCGAAGGCCCAGCCGCGCCACTCGGTGACGCCGCCGGTCGGCATGGCCGAGTTGTCGATGCTCCAGCCGGCGGGCGGGGTGTGCGTCCAGCCCTTGACGGTGGCGGGGATGCCCGTCTCGTCGGCGCGGCTCTGCAGGCTCGGCCGCAGGGCGTCGAAGGCGTCCGGGACGATGTCGCCGATCGGCTTGCCGTCGAGCTTCCACGCCGGGTCGACGGCGACGCCCTCGTGCTTCAGGACGGTCGGCGCGATGTCGACGAGCTTGACGTCCTGGCGGGTGGAGCCGGGGGTGTGGCCGGCGCCGTCGGCGATGACGAAGGTGCGCCGCTCGTAGGCGCTGTTGCCGCCGTGGCCGCCCGCGTCGGTGTGGCCGTGGTCGGTGGTGACGAGGATCAGCCAGTCCTCGGAGCCGTACGTGGGGCGGGACTTGAGGGCGGTGACGACCTGGCCGACCAGGCCGTCGACGGTGTGGATGGCGTCCAGGTACTGCTGGCTGGCGCCGCCGTGGCTGTGCCCGGCCTCGTCGACCTGGTCGAAGTGGAGGAAGACGGTGTCGGGGCTGCCGTTGGCGAGGTAGTCGGCCGCGTCGGAGGCGGTCTTGGCGTCGTTCTCGCTCTCCGGGATGCGCAGGTCGGCGCGGCCGTTGAAGACGGTGCCGGTGATCGGGTTCCAGGAGGCGGCCACCAGGGTGGAGGCGGCGGGGGCGGCGGTCTCCAGGCGGGTGGCGAGGTCCGGGTAGAGGTCGAAGTGCGAGCCGGAGAAGGTGTTGTCCTTGACGCCGTGCCTGTCCGGCCAGACGCCGGTGGCGATGGTCGACCAGCCGGGGCCGGACAGGGTGGGCGCCAGCGGGTTGGCGTACAGGTTCGAGGTGGCGGTGAGGCCGCCCGCCATCAGTGCCTTGAGGTTGGCGGCGTCCGCGGCGAGCAGCTTGTCGTAGCGGGTGCCGTCGATGCCGATGACGAGCGTCTTGGCCTGCTTGGTGCCGTTCGGCAGGCCCTTGTAGGGGCCGGTGGCGGCGGACGCGGTGACGCCGGTCAGCGGCAGCAGGGCCGCGGTGACGGCGCCGGCGGCGAGCAGGGTGCGGAGGTGTCGGGACGTGCGCACGGGGCTCCTGGGGAGTCGGCGTGGGACAGGACACGAACGTGGAGCGGCGGCGGGGGCTGTGGGTCGGCGCACCGCCACCGGCAGAGAGCCTGGGCCCCGCGGGCGATCCCTCCGTCGCGCCGAAGGGATCGGCGCGTGAACAGCTCCCGAAGTTCAGTCCATATCCGTTACCGCCCCGTTATCTTCCGTGCCTGGGCGGGTCCGCTTGCTTGTACGGTGTCGGCGTGAGCCACGGCATCCCGCAACCGCCGCTCGCGGCCGCCCGTTCCGGAGTCCCGGAGCACGGCCGCGTGCCGAAGTACTACCTGGTCAAGACCGAGTTGGAGGCGCTGCTCGACGAGCTCGGCGCGGACGGGCTGCTGCCGACCGAGGTCGACCTGGCGGCCCGGTACGGGGTGGCCCGGGCGACCGTCCGCCAGGCTCTGCGGGAGCTGCTGGTCGAGGGCCGGCTGCGCCGCCGCGGGCGGGGCACGGTGGTCGCCGGGCGCAAGATCGAGCAGCCGCTGTCGCTGGCGAGCTACACGGAGGGCGTCAGCCGGCACGGCCTGCGGCCGGACCGCACGCTGATCGGGCTGGACCGCGTCCCCGCCGATCCGGCGCTGGCCGCCCGGCTCGGGCTGGCCGGGGGCGAGCCGGTCTGGCACCTGGAGCGGGTGCTGCGGGCCGACGAGGAGCGGGTCGGGCTGGAGAGCACCTATGTCGCCGCTGCCCGGGTGCCGCGGCTGGACCGGGACTTCGACCCCACCGGTTCCTTCTACCGGTACCTGCGCGACCAGGGCCTGGGCCTCGGCGGCGCCGAGGAACGGATCGAGACCGTCCTCGCCACCCCGCGCGAGGCCCTGCTGATCGGCACCCCGCCGGCCCTGCCGATGCTGCTGCTGCACCGCCGCAGCCGGGACACCGTCGGCGCCCCGCTGGAGCAGGTGCGCACCCTCTACCGCGGCGATCGCTTCAGCTTCACCCTG
The nucleotide sequence above comes from Streptomyces sp. TLI_235. Encoded proteins:
- a CDS encoding putative transcriptional regulator YheO is translated as METEQRDPRVRLWGPVCQAVALLLGPWAEVVLHDAERDRVLAVWNPHTDRAPGDPSLLGELDRLEPAAHDVFGPYEKLLADGRRLSSVSAVLRTEDGRPSAVLCVNLDRTPLDEAAAVLSRFAAPTVERPEPLFEQDWTERVHEIVGRYVREHGRPVERLGRAERLDVLAELDRAGVFGVRRAVPVVATALKASRSTVYALLADLRSPRSPR
- a CDS encoding stage II sporulation protein E, with the protein product MFSEVPSERESWLPVATMSTQWPRYVRVAPWLLVVGGLVWDSLATADYWGDPMMAAASVLAGALLPLRDTVAVGAASSVGVLVLTSRDGTIGTTAGWLELANTVFAALIGLWVNRVVARHGRRLAVVRSVAEAAQQAVLPAPPARVGRLAVAACYRAAQTEALIGGDAYAVQDTPFGARVLIADVRGKGLLAVAAVSVLLGAFRENAERAPDLLALADALERSLARESAGSEEEVRTEGFITALLGEVDPAVGGLRLLNCGHPGPYRLAAGGGPVALLAASDPGLPLGMGALGIPRSAPDAWPFADGDTLLLVTDGVTEARDGAGEFYDPAARLPPLGPFDRPQPLIDALVVDVERWTGGPRDDDMAVLAVTRRP
- a CDS encoding [SSU ribosomal protein S5P]-alanine acetyltransferase: MITFSAPVSGDVLMRPVVVEDAEALSRALLRNREYLRPWDPPRDEDYFTAAGQRTRLHDQLVQAETGRMAPWVLVSGDEIVGALALTNIVRLHLQSANLGYWVDAAMAGRGLASAATLLACRAAESELGLHRVEAGAAATNTASQRVLAKCGFERIGTATGLLFLDGAWQNHVLYQKLLNDRPPRTD
- a CDS encoding small secreted domain DUF320 yields the protein MTALRTALALAAAAGTLVLGAAAGPASASAGAEGVATNSPGVLSGNVIQVPVHIPVNVCGNSIGVVSILNPATGNVCDNAG
- a CDS encoding type I phosphodiesterase/nucleotide pyrophosphatase, producing the protein MRTSRHLRTLLAAGAVTAALLPLTGVTASAATGPYKGLPNGTKQAKTLVIGIDGTRYDKLLAADAANLKALMAGGLTATSNLYANPLAPTLSGPGWSTIATGVWPDRHGVKDNTFSGSHFDLYPDLATRLETAAPAASTLVAASWNPITGTVFNGRADLRIPESENDAKTASDAADYLANGSPDTVFLHFDQVDEAGHSHGGASQQYLDAIHTVDGLVGQVVTALKSRPTYGSEDWLILVTTDHGHTDAGGHGGNSAYERRTFVIADGAGHTPGSTRQDVKLVDIAPTVLKHEGVAVDPAWKLDGKPIGDIVPDAFDALRPSLQSRADETGIPATVKGWTHTPPAGWSIDNSAMPTGGVTEWRGWAFATDEFWTAAQLGQARETNVRARDVFAVADSDEWDDKSHGAGQFDSTLISPRHRLNGATTATVRFATDYRIDGPQTGDVFISFDSGTPQLLKSYRADTNTFESIPVTVPAGATTAQLRFRYTGTNSAFWTVDQVSFDL
- a CDS encoding GntR family transcriptional regulator; translation: MGQDTNVERRRGLWVGAPPPAESLGPAGDPSVAPKGSAREQLPKFSPYPLPPRYLPCLGGSACLYGVGVSHGIPQPPLAAARSGVPEHGRVPKYYLVKTELEALLDELGADGLLPTEVDLAARYGVARATVRQALRELLVEGRLRRRGRGTVVAGRKIEQPLSLASYTEGVSRHGLRPDRTLIGLDRVPADPALAARLGLAGGEPVWHLERVLRADEERVGLESTYVAAARVPRLDRDFDPTGSFYRYLRDQGLGLGGAEERIETVLATPREALLIGTPPALPMLLLHRRSRDTVGAPLEQVRTLYRGDRFSFTLDLPAPTTD